The following proteins come from a genomic window of Neofelis nebulosa isolate mNeoNeb1 chromosome 5, mNeoNeb1.pri, whole genome shotgun sequence:
- the NXPE3 gene encoding NXPE family member 3 isoform X1 produces the protein MWINFFKLRLFCCLLAVLMVVVLIINVTQVEYLDHETVSATFIDSSGQFVSSQMTRISRNPYCGYEHQTLSSRERTEEDSLLAALQWQVPDVGPVPFVKSTDPSSSYFVILNSAAFFKVGSQLEVLVHVQDFQRKPKKYGGDYLQARIHSPKLQAGAVGRVVDYQNGFYKVFFTLLWPGKVKVSISLVHPTEGIRVLQRLQEEKPHRVYFKSLFRSGRISETTECNVCLPGSLPLCNFTDVYTGEPWFCFKPKKLPCSSRINHFKGGYLKGLLTAAETAFFQSGVNIKMPVNSSGPDWVTVIPRRIKETNNLELSHGSGTFPSGYYYKDQWRPRKFKMRQFNDPDNITECLQRKVVYLFGDSTIRQWFEYLTTFVPDLVEFNLGSPKNVGPFLAVDQKHNILLKYRCHGPPIRFTTVFSSELRYVANELNGIVGGKNTVVAIAIWSHFSTFPLEVYIRRLRNIRRAVVQLLDRSPKTVIVIRTANAQELGPEVSLFNSDWYNFQLDTILRKMFSGVGVYLVDAWEMTLAHYLPHKLHPDEVIVKNQLDMFLSFVCPLET, from the exons TACTTGGACCATGAGACTGTTTCAGCCACATTCATCGACAGCAGTGGACAGTTTGTTTCCTCCCAGATGACAAGAATTAGCCGGAATCCTTACTGTGGCTATGAGCATCAGACTCTGTCCAGCCGGGAGCGCACAGAGGAGGACTCCCTGCTGGCTGCCTTACAGTGGCAGGTGCCTGATGTGGGTCCAGTCCCCTTTGTAAAGAGCACTGACCCTTCTTCCAGCTACTTTGTTATCTTGAACTCCGCAGCCTTCTTCAAGGTGGGAAGCCAGCTAGAAGTGCTGGTTCATGTGCAGGATTTTCAAAGAAAGCCCAAGAAGTATGGTGGAGACTACCTGCAGGCCAGGATCCACTCCCCTAAGCtgcaggcaggggctgtgggCAGAGTGGTAGACTACCAGAATGGGTTTTACAAGGTCTTCTTTACTCTGCTCTGGCCAGGCAAAGTTAAAGTGTCCATATCTCTGGTCCACCCCACTGAGGGGATCAGAGTTCTTCAGCGCCTGCAGGAAGAGAAACCACACAGAGTCTATTTCAAGAGTCTCTTCCGTTCAGGAAGAATTTCTGAAACCACTGAGTGCAATGTGTGTCTTCCTGGGAGTCTTCCCCTGTGTAACTTTACAGATGTCTACACTGGAGAACCCTGGTTCTGCTTCAAACCAAAGAAGCTCCCTTGCAGTAGCAGAATTAACCATTTCAAAGGTGGATACCTGAAGGGCCTCCTAACTGCTGCAGAGACCGCTTTCTTCCAGAG TGGTGTCAATATCAAAATGCCAGTCAACTCCAGCGGACCTGATTGGGTGACTGTGATTCCCAGGagaataaaag aaacaaaCAATCTAGAACTATCTCATGGCTCAGGAACTTTTCCTTCTGGGTATTATTATAAAGATCAGTGGAGGCCCAGAAAGTTTAAGATGCGCCAGTTTAATGACCCTGACAACATTACAGAATGCTTACAAAGAAAAGTGGTGTATTTGTTTGGTGACTCAACAATCAGGCAATGGTTTGAATACCTTACTACGTTTGTTCCAG ATTTAGTGGAGTTTAACTTGGGTAGTCCCAAGAATGTGGGTCCCTTCCTTGCGGTGGACCAGAAGCACAACATCCTGCTCAAATATCGCTGCCATGGTCCACCCATCCGTTTTACAACTGTCTTTAGCAGTGAGCTTCGTTATGTGGCAAATGAGCTGAATGGCATCGTGGGAGGGAAGAACACAGTGGTTGCCATAGCTATATGGTCTCATTTCAGCACCTTCCCTTTGGAAGTGTATATCCGGCGGCTCAGGAATATCCGTCGAGCAGTGGTCCAGCTCCTGGATCGAAGCCCTAAGACTGTGATAGTCATCCGGACAGCCAATGCCCAAGAGCTGGGGCCTGAAGTGAGCCTTTTCAACAGTGACTGGTACAACTTCCAGCTGGACACCATCCTTCGGAAGATGTTCTCAGGGGTTGGAGTGTATCTTGTTGATGCCTGGGAAATGACCCTGGCTCATTATTTACCCCACAAGCTACATCCGGATGAAGTTATTGTGAAGAACCAACTGGACATGTTCTTGTCCTTTGTGTGCCCCTTGGAGACCTAG
- the NXPE3 gene encoding NXPE family member 3 isoform X2 yields MPGGGRAQGKQLGLEYLDHETVSATFIDSSGQFVSSQMTRISRNPYCGYEHQTLSSRERTEEDSLLAALQWQVPDVGPVPFVKSTDPSSSYFVILNSAAFFKVGSQLEVLVHVQDFQRKPKKYGGDYLQARIHSPKLQAGAVGRVVDYQNGFYKVFFTLLWPGKVKVSISLVHPTEGIRVLQRLQEEKPHRVYFKSLFRSGRISETTECNVCLPGSLPLCNFTDVYTGEPWFCFKPKKLPCSSRINHFKGGYLKGLLTAAETAFFQSGVNIKMPVNSSGPDWVTVIPRRIKETNNLELSHGSGTFPSGYYYKDQWRPRKFKMRQFNDPDNITECLQRKVVYLFGDSTIRQWFEYLTTFVPDLVEFNLGSPKNVGPFLAVDQKHNILLKYRCHGPPIRFTTVFSSELRYVANELNGIVGGKNTVVAIAIWSHFSTFPLEVYIRRLRNIRRAVVQLLDRSPKTVIVIRTANAQELGPEVSLFNSDWYNFQLDTILRKMFSGVGVYLVDAWEMTLAHYLPHKLHPDEVIVKNQLDMFLSFVCPLET; encoded by the exons TACTTGGACCATGAGACTGTTTCAGCCACATTCATCGACAGCAGTGGACAGTTTGTTTCCTCCCAGATGACAAGAATTAGCCGGAATCCTTACTGTGGCTATGAGCATCAGACTCTGTCCAGCCGGGAGCGCACAGAGGAGGACTCCCTGCTGGCTGCCTTACAGTGGCAGGTGCCTGATGTGGGTCCAGTCCCCTTTGTAAAGAGCACTGACCCTTCTTCCAGCTACTTTGTTATCTTGAACTCCGCAGCCTTCTTCAAGGTGGGAAGCCAGCTAGAAGTGCTGGTTCATGTGCAGGATTTTCAAAGAAAGCCCAAGAAGTATGGTGGAGACTACCTGCAGGCCAGGATCCACTCCCCTAAGCtgcaggcaggggctgtgggCAGAGTGGTAGACTACCAGAATGGGTTTTACAAGGTCTTCTTTACTCTGCTCTGGCCAGGCAAAGTTAAAGTGTCCATATCTCTGGTCCACCCCACTGAGGGGATCAGAGTTCTTCAGCGCCTGCAGGAAGAGAAACCACACAGAGTCTATTTCAAGAGTCTCTTCCGTTCAGGAAGAATTTCTGAAACCACTGAGTGCAATGTGTGTCTTCCTGGGAGTCTTCCCCTGTGTAACTTTACAGATGTCTACACTGGAGAACCCTGGTTCTGCTTCAAACCAAAGAAGCTCCCTTGCAGTAGCAGAATTAACCATTTCAAAGGTGGATACCTGAAGGGCCTCCTAACTGCTGCAGAGACCGCTTTCTTCCAGAG TGGTGTCAATATCAAAATGCCAGTCAACTCCAGCGGACCTGATTGGGTGACTGTGATTCCCAGGagaataaaag aaacaaaCAATCTAGAACTATCTCATGGCTCAGGAACTTTTCCTTCTGGGTATTATTATAAAGATCAGTGGAGGCCCAGAAAGTTTAAGATGCGCCAGTTTAATGACCCTGACAACATTACAGAATGCTTACAAAGAAAAGTGGTGTATTTGTTTGGTGACTCAACAATCAGGCAATGGTTTGAATACCTTACTACGTTTGTTCCAG ATTTAGTGGAGTTTAACTTGGGTAGTCCCAAGAATGTGGGTCCCTTCCTTGCGGTGGACCAGAAGCACAACATCCTGCTCAAATATCGCTGCCATGGTCCACCCATCCGTTTTACAACTGTCTTTAGCAGTGAGCTTCGTTATGTGGCAAATGAGCTGAATGGCATCGTGGGAGGGAAGAACACAGTGGTTGCCATAGCTATATGGTCTCATTTCAGCACCTTCCCTTTGGAAGTGTATATCCGGCGGCTCAGGAATATCCGTCGAGCAGTGGTCCAGCTCCTGGATCGAAGCCCTAAGACTGTGATAGTCATCCGGACAGCCAATGCCCAAGAGCTGGGGCCTGAAGTGAGCCTTTTCAACAGTGACTGGTACAACTTCCAGCTGGACACCATCCTTCGGAAGATGTTCTCAGGGGTTGGAGTGTATCTTGTTGATGCCTGGGAAATGACCCTGGCTCATTATTTACCCCACAAGCTACATCCGGATGAAGTTATTGTGAAGAACCAACTGGACATGTTCTTGTCCTTTGTGTGCCCCTTGGAGACCTAG